A stretch of Rhododendron vialii isolate Sample 1 chromosome 4a, ASM3025357v1 DNA encodes these proteins:
- the LOC131324087 gene encoding uncharacterized protein LOC131324087 has product MGSRSRGDGNYRNPCLTMHQPWASLLVYGIKRIEGRSWPSPIRGRLWIHAASKVPDPATIKAMEDFYRAIYAVNGITDLKFPEHYPISRLLGCVEVVGCVTLDELVSWEELPKGVRLEGQTDYCWLCEQPQKLIVPFEMRGYQGVYNLEKKVYEAAVRGLSPVTPPLLVKFPLPDPRDLFSLKPGSLASDSKNSKAIKMEKPPSLDAAIAGARAAATQFSNKDSSPSEIQDGDAPISARTRNKRKEAVEGQDSKLVGVSNAKDFGDQCSAE; this is encoded by the exons atgggaAGTAGGAGTAGAGGGGATGGAAACTACAGAAACCCATGTCTCACAATGCATCAGCCATGGGCTTCTTTGCTAGTTTATGGCATCAAGCGCATTGAGGGCAGATCTTGGCCTTCCCCCATCCGAG GCCGACTTTGGATTCATGCTGCTAGTAAAGTGCCAGATCCAGCCACAATCAAAGCAATGGAGGACTTCTATAGAGCAATCTATGCAGTGAACGGGATAACAGATCTCAAGTTTCCAGAACACTACCCAATTTCAAGGCTGTTAG GTTGCGTTGAAGTGGTTGGGTGTGTTACATTGGACGAGCTAGTTAGCTGGGAGGAGCTTCCTAAAGGG GTACGGCTAGAGGGCCAAACAGATTATTGCTGGCTTTGCGAGCAACCACAG AAATTGATAGTACCATTTGAGATGCGTGGGTATCAAGGCGTTTATAACTTGGAGAAAAAG GTATATGAAGCAGCAGTGAGAGGCCTCAGTCCAGTCACACCTCCACTGCTGGTCAAGTTCCCACTTCCAGATCCACGAGATCTATTCTCCTTGAAGCCAGGATCACTTGCATCTGACTCAAAGAACTCAAAAGCAATTAAGATGGAGAAACCGCCGAGTCTCGATGCAGCCATAGCGGGCGCCCGAGCTGCTGCTACACAATTCTCAAATAAGGACAGTTCCCCATCAGAGATCCAAGATGGAGATGCACCTATTTCTGCAAGAACACGGAACAAGCGCAAGGAAGCAGTTGAGGGACAAGATTCCAAATTGGTTGGGGTATCCAATGCAAAAGATTTCGGCGACCAATGTAGTGCCGAATAG